ATCAAGCATGGCGGCGTCAGCCGCGACAAGCTGGCGACCTTCACCCTGACACTGTGCGGCACGGCGCTGACCTTGCCGCTGCGCCTGGTGGAAACCCTGCGGTTCAACAAGGCCATCGAGCGCAGCCGCCTGCAGGAAGACCCGATCTTCATCCTCGGCCACTGGCGCAGCGGCACCACCCATTTGCACAACGTCATCAGCCAGGACAAGCGCCTGGGCTACCTGACCACCCTGCAGGCAATTTTCCCTACCTGCGCGGTGATCCTCAGCCGCCACAAGCTGCTCAAACGCATGGTTGCCAGCCTGCTGCCGGCGCAGCGGATGATGGACAACATGAAGATCGGCGTCGACCTGCCCCAGGAAGAAGAATTCAGCCTGTCGTGCCTGATGACCACCTCGCACCACTGCAACCACTTTCCGCGCACCATCCGCGAAAGTTTCGACAAGTACGTGCTGTTCCAGACCAGCCCCGACGAGGTGGCGAACTGGGAAAAGGTCTACCAGCAGGTGATCAAGAAGGCCTCGTTCCTGGCCAACGGCAAGCGCCTGGTGCTGAAGAACCCCTACAACACCGCACGGATTCCGACGCTGCTCAAGCTCTATCCCAATGCCAAGTTCATTCATATTTCGCGCAACCCCTACAA
This portion of the Pseudomonas sp. SORT22 genome encodes:
- a CDS encoding sulfotransferase produces the protein MSDKKQGKLSVHPYIGGSASNLIRNVIKHGGVSRDKLATFTLTLCGTALTLPLRLVETLRFNKAIERSRLQEDPIFILGHWRSGTTHLHNVISQDKRLGYLTTLQAIFPTCAVILSRHKLLKRMVASLLPAQRMMDNMKIGVDLPQEEEFSLSCLMTTSHHCNHFPRTIRESFDKYVLFQTSPDEVANWEKVYQQVIKKASFLANGKRLVLKNPYNTARIPTLLKLYPNAKFIHISRNPYNIYVSALHDFVKEAEEMALQEFTNEDFSELCYSLYGKIMNAYWDARDLVPPGNLVEVSYEDFDEDPLNEVKRIYQTLDLPLEPAVLKDIEAYLASIAGYKKNKYTYSEQQARAIEANWGFALEKMKYSLPPDIVVDNSRDWSCDMNY